The Silurus meridionalis isolate SWU-2019-XX chromosome 16, ASM1480568v1, whole genome shotgun sequence genome has a segment encoding these proteins:
- the prelid1b gene encoding LOW QUALITY PROTEIN: PRELI domain containing 1b (The sequence of the model RefSeq protein was modified relative to this genomic sequence to represent the inferred CDS: inserted 2 bases in 1 codon): MGKYFFSETDIRSSWEQVLTAFWQRYPNPYSTHVLTEDVIFREVTQDNRIISRRLFMKTNRLPRWAERIFPSNLSRCVYIVEDSIIDISSRHLTTLSWNLNHSTLMTVVERCVFHGEPESPVYTHLTREAWISSGVFGXSRAIQEFGLSRFRSNQMKAMKGLEHALSKLQRSAAQGHHTEASKDSPKKTENLTASSSSQKPQQFA, encoded by the exons ATGGGGAAGTATTTCTTCAGTGAAACAGACATCAGGAGCAGCTGGGAGCAGGTTCTCACTGCGTTCTGGCAGAGATACCCGAATCCATACAG TACTCATGTTTTGACAGAGGATGTGATCTTTCGCGAGGTGACTCAAGATAATCGTATTATTTCTCGTCGTCTGTTCATGAAGACCAATCGGCTGCCTCGGTGGGCGGAGCGAATCTTCCCCAGCAACCTATCACGCTGTGTTTACATCGTAGAGGATTCCATCATCGACATCAGCAGCAGACACCTGACCACCCTCAGCTGGAACCTCAACCATTCCACATTAATG acagtGGTAGAGAGATGCGTGTTTCATGGAGAGCCGGAGAGTCCTGTTTACACACATCTGACTCGAGAAGCCTGGATCTCATCAGGAGTGTTTGG CTCCAGGGCtatacag gAGTTTGGTTTGTCGAGGTTCAGGAGTAATCAGATGAAGGCGATGAAGGGATTAGAACATGCTCTATCTAAACTCCAGA GATCTGCAGCTCAGGGTCACCACACTGAAGCGTCTAAAGACTCCCCAAAGAAGACGGAGAACCTGACGGCGTCCAGTAGCTCGCAGAAGCCACAGCAGTTCGCCTGA